From Levilactobacillus zymae, a single genomic window includes:
- the recQ gene encoding DNA helicase RecQ — MDLTAAQGVLKTTFGYDDFRPGQRAVLEHVLTGDNTLAIMPTGGGKSLCYQIPALLFTGITVVVSPLISLMKDQVDALNEGGVAATYINSTVAWPEIQERLAALHQGEYKLLYVAPERLESAAFLQALGQLPVDLLAVDEAHCISQWGHDFRPSYLALSTAIQQLPTHPQVLALTATATEQVAADICQQLDIDPKNEVNTGFERDNLNLTVVKDQDTDRYILDYLHVNADAAGIIYASTRKEVERLTNLLINHKVAVAMYHAGLPDEVRRQNQEDFLYDRVQVMVATNAFGMGIDKSNVRFVIHAQVPGTLEAYYQEAGRAGRDGLPSEAILLYRSQDLQIQHFFIDQSDMDDPHKQRAYRKLQMMSQYANTQGCLQQFILAYFGETSQPCGRCSNCQDDREAQDVTTAAQKVLSCVVRLRSRYGKGIVAQVLTGAKNKRVLDQQLDQLPTYGIMRNQRQKSVGELIDFLTAAGYLQSVGGQYPTLQVTAAGVGVLKGETPVYRKMARQAQRLTPVDDELFERLRALRKELAEEQHVPPFMIFSDRTLHDMCAVQPHDDDSFLSVRGVGTSKLEKYGAAFMAAIQAEKAAQ, encoded by the coding sequence ATGGATTTAACGGCGGCCCAAGGGGTCTTAAAAACGACGTTTGGATACGATGACTTTCGACCGGGCCAGCGAGCAGTTTTAGAACACGTCCTGACGGGGGATAACACGTTGGCCATTATGCCTACGGGAGGTGGAAAATCGCTCTGCTATCAAATTCCGGCTCTCTTGTTTACCGGAATTACGGTGGTGGTGTCGCCATTAATCTCCTTGATGAAGGACCAGGTCGATGCGTTGAACGAAGGGGGCGTGGCGGCAACCTATATCAATAGTACCGTGGCGTGGCCGGAGATTCAGGAACGCTTAGCGGCGTTGCATCAAGGCGAATATAAGTTACTGTATGTGGCGCCCGAACGGTTAGAATCGGCTGCCTTCTTACAGGCGCTAGGCCAGCTGCCAGTTGATTTGCTGGCTGTAGATGAAGCGCACTGTATCTCGCAATGGGGCCATGACTTTCGGCCTAGTTATTTGGCCTTAAGCACGGCAATTCAGCAACTCCCCACCCACCCGCAGGTCTTGGCGTTGACCGCAACGGCCACGGAGCAAGTGGCCGCCGATATCTGTCAGCAACTCGATATTGATCCTAAAAACGAGGTCAATACAGGGTTTGAACGGGATAATCTCAACCTAACCGTGGTGAAGGACCAGGATACGGATCGTTATATTCTGGATTACTTACACGTCAACGCCGATGCGGCGGGCATTATTTACGCCAGCACGCGGAAGGAAGTTGAACGCTTGACTAATCTGTTGATTAATCACAAAGTGGCCGTGGCCATGTACCATGCGGGGCTACCCGATGAGGTTCGTCGGCAGAATCAGGAAGACTTTTTATACGATCGGGTTCAAGTGATGGTGGCGACCAATGCTTTTGGCATGGGCATTGATAAGAGTAATGTGCGGTTTGTGATTCACGCGCAGGTACCGGGAACTTTGGAAGCTTACTACCAGGAAGCTGGTCGGGCCGGTCGAGATGGTCTCCCCAGCGAAGCCATTTTGCTCTACCGATCGCAGGACTTACAGATTCAACATTTCTTTATCGATCAATCGGACATGGATGATCCCCACAAACAACGGGCGTATCGCAAACTGCAGATGATGAGCCAGTATGCGAATACGCAGGGGTGCTTGCAACAATTTATTTTGGCGTACTTCGGTGAGACGTCCCAACCGTGTGGGCGGTGCAGCAACTGTCAGGACGATCGTGAAGCCCAGGATGTCACCACGGCCGCGCAGAAGGTTCTGTCCTGCGTGGTGCGGTTACGCTCACGTTACGGCAAGGGGATCGTGGCCCAAGTCCTGACCGGCGCCAAGAATAAACGAGTCCTAGACCAACAACTCGATCAGTTGCCAACCTATGGCATCATGCGGAACCAGCGGCAAAAGAGCGTTGGCGAGCTGATTGACTTTCTCACGGCTGCCGGGTATCTTCAAAGCGTGGGGGGACAATACCCAACGTTGCAGGTAACGGCAGCGGGTGTCGGGGTGTTAAAGGGTGAAACGCCCGTTTACCGGAAGATGGCTAGACAGGCCCAACGGCTAACGCCGGTAGACGATGAACTGTTTGAACGGCTGCGAGCCTTACGCAAGGAGTTGGCCGAAGAGCAACACGTGCCACCGTTTATGATTTTTTCCGACCGAACCCTCCACGACATGTGTGCAGTTCAGCCGCACGACGATGATAGTTTCTTAAGCGTGCGCGGGGTTGGTACCAGTAAATTGGAAAAGTATGGTGCGGCTTTTATGGCGGCCATTCAAGCCGAGAAGGCGGCCCAATAG
- a CDS encoding FAD-dependent oxidoreductase codes for MGKKIVIVGGMAGGASVAARIRRLDETAQITIYERDAYVSISSCALPYYLSRTVPNADELVLMTPEQFKAQYNIDVVVNHAVTAIDPVAQTVQVTDQRTHEVSTAAYDELFLATGATPLRPASLTGSDGEQVFALRNVADVTALDTYLRTHRVTDVAVIGGGAIGVEATENLTRAGYRVTIIEQRQQVLSATVDSDLAQLVHKQLYDQHVDLRLGKTAQRITDRTVDLTDGTQVTAQAVLLALGVQPNTTLARAAGVELGTTGAIRVDQHYQTNLPHVYAVGDAIEVTNALTRQPLRLSLALPAQMEARRAVDHLYGRPIRRHGVLGSQGLPVFDLRVAATGLTEHAADAAQVAYRSALVIPSDKVDLMPNAHDLYLKVLFAPVTGEILGAQAIGQSEVDRQINVVATLMQQHATVEDLADLELVYQPTVSPVKTAVVMAGLVATNLLNDEYPQVDVRQVRQLVKAGATIIDVREPGEYAAGHLKGAKNIPMSQFRDRLAEIPRDRPVYLHCATAKRSYNVTRALRNRGYTNVVNIAGSFNAICETEFFHDQTTTREPIVTAYHFDL; via the coding sequence ATGGGAAAGAAAATCGTCATTGTCGGTGGGATGGCCGGTGGTGCTTCAGTCGCAGCGCGGATTAGACGGTTAGACGAAACGGCCCAAATTACCATTTATGAACGGGATGCGTACGTTTCGATCTCGAGTTGTGCTCTGCCGTACTATCTGTCACGAACGGTGCCAAATGCCGACGAGCTAGTTTTAATGACCCCCGAACAATTTAAAGCTCAGTATAATATTGACGTGGTGGTTAACCACGCGGTAACGGCCATTGATCCGGTGGCCCAAACGGTTCAAGTGACCGACCAGCGAACGCATGAGGTGAGTACGGCGGCCTACGATGAGCTTTTCCTGGCGACTGGGGCGACACCGCTGCGGCCGGCTAGCTTAACGGGTAGCGATGGTGAGCAAGTCTTTGCTTTGCGGAACGTTGCGGATGTTACGGCGCTCGACACCTATTTACGGACGCATCGCGTAACGGATGTCGCCGTAATTGGCGGGGGAGCTATCGGGGTGGAAGCCACCGAAAACCTTACCAGAGCAGGGTACCGGGTGACCATTATTGAGCAACGGCAGCAAGTCCTTTCCGCTACGGTAGATAGTGACTTGGCGCAACTGGTTCATAAGCAATTGTATGACCAACACGTGGACTTACGATTAGGAAAGACGGCACAAAGGATTACGGACCGGACGGTGGACCTAACCGACGGCACCCAAGTGACTGCCCAAGCAGTGTTGCTAGCGCTAGGCGTTCAACCCAATACCACGTTGGCTCGGGCTGCGGGGGTTGAGTTGGGAACGACCGGGGCAATTCGCGTCGATCAGCACTACCAAACAAATTTACCGCACGTGTATGCGGTCGGGGATGCCATTGAGGTCACCAACGCGTTGACGCGCCAGCCGCTGCGGTTAAGCTTAGCGTTACCCGCCCAGATGGAAGCACGGCGGGCGGTAGACCACCTTTACGGGCGGCCGATTCGTCGACATGGGGTGCTTGGCTCGCAAGGCTTACCCGTTTTTGACCTCCGAGTGGCAGCGACCGGATTAACCGAACACGCCGCGGATGCTGCGCAGGTAGCTTACCGGAGTGCCTTGGTCATTCCCAGCGATAAGGTGGATTTGATGCCGAATGCCCATGACTTGTATTTAAAAGTGTTATTTGCGCCAGTGACGGGTGAAATTCTAGGAGCTCAGGCCATTGGTCAAAGTGAGGTAGACCGTCAAATTAACGTGGTGGCCACGTTGATGCAACAGCACGCGACCGTTGAGGACTTAGCTGACTTAGAGTTGGTTTATCAACCAACCGTCAGTCCCGTGAAGACCGCAGTGGTGATGGCGGGATTAGTTGCCACTAATCTCCTAAATGACGAGTATCCTCAGGTTGATGTTCGCCAGGTTCGTCAACTCGTCAAGGCTGGGGCGACGATTATTGACGTACGCGAACCGGGGGAATATGCGGCGGGCCACCTTAAGGGCGCCAAGAACATTCCTATGAGCCAGTTCAGAGACCGGTTGGCTGAGATCCCGCGTGATCGGCCGGTATATCTGCACTGTGCCACGGCTAAACGTAGTTATAACGTCACCCGGGCGCTGCGAAATCGGGGGTACACGAACGTGGTGAACATTGCGGGGTCATTTAACGCCATTTGCGAAACGGAGTTTTTCCACGATCAAACGACGACCCGTGAACCGATTGTGACGGCTTATCATTTTGATCTATGA
- a CDS encoding C69 family dipeptidase — protein MTKRIKGSCTTILVGKKASIDGSTIISRNDDGHEALDPERFVVVNPADQPRHYQSVISRVQVDLPDNPLRYTSIPNSILTNGIWPAAGINSENIAMSATETITTNSRVMGIDPYVAGGIGEEDLVTLVLPYIHSAKEGVERLGALLAQYGTYEPNGIAFSDQDEIWWLETIGGHHWAAKRIPDDAYVVAPNRMNIDDFDFDADDTLASADLQDMIEKYHLNPDFDQVNLRHIFGSATIKDTVYNNPRAWFGQKYFTPDVEQDPMGQDLPFICHANRKISIEDVKFVLSSHFENTKYDPYGSGSEADKTLFRPIGINRNHDVHILQIRNNVPAAVAGIHWLAFGANTFNTVVPFYANVNDTPASYKNADGNFNLNDMYWLSCTTALLGDTDYDLYVDFRNTFALEAMGAYRKIQNDTDAAIADQSDPEAYLAKANDALAAESLKRQTKLLGDMVIMGSEHMKLRYNLND, from the coding sequence ATGACTAAACGAATTAAAGGTTCCTGTACCACGATTTTAGTGGGGAAGAAGGCCTCCATCGACGGCTCAACCATCATCTCTCGTAACGATGATGGTCACGAAGCCCTTGATCCAGAACGGTTTGTGGTGGTTAACCCCGCCGATCAACCCCGTCATTATCAATCGGTTATCAGTCGAGTCCAAGTCGACTTACCCGATAACCCATTACGTTATACATCCATTCCGAACTCCATTCTAACTAACGGAATCTGGCCCGCTGCCGGCATCAACAGTGAAAACATTGCGATGTCTGCCACGGAAACCATTACCACTAACTCCCGCGTTATGGGCATCGATCCTTACGTGGCCGGAGGTATTGGCGAAGAGGACCTGGTCACCTTGGTCTTACCGTACATCCATAGTGCTAAAGAAGGGGTCGAACGTCTAGGCGCCCTCTTAGCGCAATACGGGACCTACGAACCTAACGGCATCGCCTTTTCCGATCAGGACGAAATCTGGTGGTTAGAAACTATCGGGGGGCATCACTGGGCCGCTAAGCGGATTCCAGACGACGCCTACGTAGTCGCCCCTAACCGGATGAACATCGACGACTTCGACTTTGATGCCGACGATACGCTGGCTTCCGCCGACCTCCAAGACATGATTGAAAAATACCATCTGAACCCGGACTTCGACCAAGTTAACCTGCGTCACATCTTCGGGAGTGCGACCATCAAGGACACGGTCTACAACAACCCGCGGGCCTGGTTCGGTCAAAAGTACTTTACTCCAGACGTTGAGCAAGACCCAATGGGCCAAGACCTGCCGTTCATCTGCCACGCCAACCGGAAGATTTCCATTGAAGACGTGAAGTTCGTCTTGAGTTCCCACTTTGAAAACACCAAGTACGACCCTTACGGTAGTGGCTCCGAAGCCGACAAGACCCTCTTCCGGCCAATCGGGATCAACCGGAACCACGACGTGCACATCTTACAAATCCGTAACAACGTGCCCGCCGCCGTTGCTGGAATCCACTGGTTAGCCTTCGGCGCCAACACCTTCAACACGGTGGTGCCGTTCTACGCTAACGTTAACGACACGCCAGCTAGCTACAAGAACGCCGACGGTAACTTCAACCTGAACGACATGTACTGGTTAAGCTGCACCACGGCCCTGTTGGGGGACACCGACTACGACCTGTACGTTGACTTCCGGAACACCTTCGCGCTGGAAGCCATGGGCGCTTACCGGAAGATTCAAAACGATACGGACGCCGCAATTGCCGATCAAAGCGATCCCGAAGCTTACCTGGCCAAGGCTAACGATGCTTTAGCCGCCGAATCACTGAAGCGTCAGACCAAGCTCTTAGGTGACATGGTCATCATGGGCTCCGAACACATGAAATTACGGTACAACTTAAACGACTAA
- a CDS encoding tyrosine-protein phosphatase, whose protein sequence is MRTISQRVGVVIMLSGLLFSGLSGCAAQAGTTRSVGTKATKSVVGTHIALQGPTNVQDLGGIRTKNGQTVRPHRLIRSSKLADYTAQDLRTLRVTYHLRSIVDFRSRKEIQQTPDPRVARTTYHQDSVVANNYGQRTTKQFYQGLVSDPIALRGYRAFFNQLLHQKSGATLFHCTYGKDRTGIGAMLVLSALGVSKQTILREYLYSNTNLARDPHVVFLNQRTPGKRAKTHLQRINAVTKGDLTAATQRIDQKYGSMANFLKRLGVTPTKQAQLKRLYLTK, encoded by the coding sequence ATGAGAACGATTAGTCAGCGAGTGGGTGTCGTGATTATGTTGAGTGGCCTGCTATTTAGCGGGCTGAGTGGTTGTGCGGCCCAGGCTGGGACCACGCGGTCAGTGGGCACTAAGGCCACTAAATCGGTCGTGGGTACGCATATTGCCTTACAAGGCCCAACCAACGTGCAAGATTTAGGGGGAATTCGGACCAAGAACGGACAGACGGTGCGCCCCCACCGGTTGATTCGCTCTAGCAAACTGGCTGACTATACGGCGCAAGACCTGCGGACACTACGGGTAACCTATCACTTGCGGTCCATCGTAGATTTTCGGTCGCGCAAAGAGATTCAACAGACGCCGGATCCTCGGGTCGCCCGGACGACCTACCACCAGGATAGCGTGGTCGCCAACAACTACGGCCAACGGACCACTAAGCAGTTCTACCAGGGCCTGGTCAGTGATCCGATTGCTTTGCGGGGGTACCGGGCGTTCTTTAACCAACTTTTACACCAAAAGTCGGGCGCGACCTTGTTTCACTGCACCTATGGTAAAGATCGCACGGGCATCGGCGCCATGCTAGTCTTATCAGCGTTAGGTGTCAGCAAGCAGACCATCTTACGCGAGTATCTCTATTCCAATACCAACCTCGCTCGTGATCCGCACGTAGTTTTCTTGAATCAGCGAACACCGGGCAAGCGTGCTAAAACACACTTACAACGAATCAACGCGGTGACCAAAGGTGATTTAACGGCGGCGACCCAACGAATTGACCAGAAGTATGGGTCGATGGCCAACTTCTTAAAGCGCTTAGGGGTAACACCAACCAAGCAGGCCCAGCTGAAACGGCTGTATCTGACCAAATAG
- a CDS encoding helix-turn-helix transcriptional regulator: MLETISQLVHEKRKSLGLTIEQLAQRSGVSVSLISRIERGDLKNISVNKLNDLAQSLELRLGDFFVDDRLTGVKTLALVKYLESLPRRRRETVAGAVLKLVKH, translated from the coding sequence ATGTTGGAAACGATTAGTCAACTCGTTCACGAAAAACGTAAAAGCCTCGGCTTGACCATTGAGCAACTCGCCCAACGGTCCGGCGTGTCGGTGAGTTTGATTTCGCGGATTGAACGGGGCGACCTCAAGAATATTAGCGTCAACAAACTGAATGACCTAGCCCAATCTTTGGAACTTCGGTTGGGAGATTTCTTTGTTGATGACCGATTAACTGGCGTGAAGACTTTGGCCCTGGTCAAGTACCTAGAATCGCTCCCCCGACGACGCCGAGAAACCGTGGCAGGAGCCGTTTTAAAGCTCGTCAAACATTAG
- a CDS encoding M1 family metallopeptidase, with the protein MTESKHFYQTFQPTHYNVYIDINRATKQISGTSTITGDAKESTISVHEKYMTISSVTADGTAVPFTLDEAAEGLHIDLGKTGETTVAITYTAPLTDSMMGIYPSYYELNGEKKQIIGTQFETTAARQAFPCVDEPEAKATFDLAIKFDEQPGETILSNMPEIKTENDVHYFDTTKKMSSYLIAFAFGDLQKKVTKTKSGVEVGVFATKAHQANELDFALDIAKRSIEFYEDFYQTPYPLPHSWQLALPDFSAGAMENWGLVTYREAYLLLDPANTALDMKQRVATVIAHELAHQWFGDLVTMKWWDDLWLNESFANMMEYVAIDALEPDWHIWETFQTSDAPMALQRDATDGVQSVHVQVEDPAEIDALFDSAIVYAKGARMLVMARALVGDDALRRGLKAYFEAHQYNNAKGADLWAALGEASGMDVGSIMNTWLEQPGYPVVTAAVENGNLTLKQTQFFVGDGQDQGRQWKIPLNSNYAAAPAIFEDQTVTLGNYADLRQAAGKPFRVNVGNNSHFIVKYDDTLLNDILDHLADLDAISQLQVLQDLRLLADGRQISYAAVVPLLARFADNPATVVNAALYRIANNLKKFVTPDSAEEKALQALFDRLSAQQVARLGWTPQATDTNDDQLTRPYVLNAALYAQNAQAIQDAHGLFTANADHLGALSADVRVLVLANEVKHFGSAELFDHLLAEYRTSTDPSYKADLAAAVTTTTDAALITKLIGVFEDADTVKPQDLRAWYRGTLANNTAQQAAWDWLRNDWQWLEDTVGGDMEFTTYITVTAGVFHTPERFAEFKAFFEPKINTPGLTREIKMDTKVIGSRVSLIEDEKAAVNAAVAQASRA; encoded by the coding sequence ATGACTGAATCGAAACACTTTTATCAGACGTTCCAACCAACGCACTACAATGTCTACATCGACATTAACCGGGCCACTAAGCAGATTAGTGGGACATCCACGATTACCGGGGATGCTAAGGAATCCACGATTTCCGTTCATGAGAAATACATGACAATTTCGTCCGTGACGGCCGATGGGACCGCCGTACCATTTACCCTAGACGAAGCCGCCGAAGGGCTGCACATCGATCTGGGGAAGACCGGGGAAACCACGGTGGCCATTACCTACACCGCACCGTTGACCGACAGCATGATGGGGATCTACCCGTCCTACTACGAACTGAATGGTGAAAAGAAGCAGATTATCGGGACCCAGTTCGAAACCACGGCGGCGCGTCAAGCTTTCCCGTGTGTCGACGAACCCGAAGCCAAGGCCACGTTTGACCTGGCCATCAAGTTTGACGAACAACCGGGCGAAACGATTCTGAGTAACATGCCTGAAATCAAGACGGAAAACGACGTGCACTACTTTGACACTACCAAGAAGATGTCGTCGTACCTGATTGCCTTTGCCTTTGGGGACCTCCAGAAGAAGGTCACGAAGACCAAGAGTGGCGTGGAAGTTGGTGTATTCGCCACCAAGGCGCACCAAGCTAACGAACTCGATTTCGCGTTAGACATTGCCAAGCGCTCCATCGAATTTTACGAAGACTTCTATCAAACGCCATACCCACTGCCACATTCCTGGCAATTAGCCTTACCGGACTTTTCCGCGGGCGCCATGGAAAACTGGGGCCTGGTCACGTACCGGGAAGCTTACTTGTTACTCGATCCCGCCAACACGGCCTTAGACATGAAGCAACGGGTGGCCACCGTGATTGCCCACGAACTGGCCCATCAATGGTTCGGTGATCTGGTCACCATGAAGTGGTGGGACGACCTTTGGTTGAACGAAAGTTTTGCCAACATGATGGAATACGTCGCCATCGATGCGCTTGAACCCGATTGGCACATCTGGGAAACCTTCCAGACGTCCGACGCGCCAATGGCCCTGCAACGCGATGCCACGGACGGGGTCCAATCCGTTCACGTTCAAGTGGAAGATCCCGCCGAAATCGATGCGTTGTTTGACAGCGCCATCGTTTACGCTAAGGGCGCGCGGATGTTGGTCATGGCCAGAGCGTTAGTCGGTGACGATGCACTACGGCGGGGCCTGAAAGCGTACTTTGAAGCCCACCAGTACAACAATGCCAAGGGCGCCGATCTCTGGGCCGCTTTGGGTGAAGCTTCCGGGATGGACGTGGGGAGCATCATGAATACCTGGCTGGAACAACCGGGTTACCCAGTGGTCACGGCCGCCGTGGAAAACGGTAACCTGACCTTGAAGCAAACCCAGTTCTTTGTGGGTGACGGGCAGGATCAGGGCCGTCAATGGAAGATTCCGTTGAACAGTAACTACGCGGCCGCTCCGGCGATTTTCGAGGACCAGACCGTGACGTTAGGCAACTATGCCGACCTACGGCAAGCTGCTGGCAAACCGTTCCGGGTCAACGTGGGTAACAACTCGCACTTCATCGTGAAGTACGATGATACGTTGCTCAACGATATTTTGGACCACCTGGCCGACCTAGACGCCATTTCTCAGTTACAGGTCTTACAGGATCTGCGGTTGTTAGCCGACGGTCGTCAGATCTCTTACGCCGCCGTGGTACCGTTATTGGCTCGGTTCGCGGACAACCCGGCAACGGTGGTCAACGCTGCGCTCTACCGGATCGCCAACAACTTGAAGAAGTTCGTGACGCCGGATTCCGCCGAAGAAAAGGCGCTTCAAGCGCTCTTCGATCGGTTGAGTGCCCAACAGGTCGCCCGGTTAGGTTGGACCCCGCAAGCGACGGACACTAACGACGATCAATTGACCCGGCCGTACGTCTTGAACGCCGCTCTTTATGCGCAAAACGCCCAAGCCATTCAGGACGCTCACGGCTTGTTTACGGCCAACGCTGACCACTTAGGTGCGTTGTCGGCAGACGTGCGGGTCTTGGTCTTGGCTAATGAGGTCAAGCACTTTGGGTCCGCCGAGTTGTTCGACCACCTGTTAGCCGAATACCGGACGTCAACGGATCCGAGTTACAAAGCCGACTTGGCTGCGGCGGTCACAACCACGACCGATGCCGCGTTGATTACCAAGCTGATTGGCGTCTTTGAAGATGCCGATACGGTCAAGCCACAGGACTTGCGGGCTTGGTACCGGGGAACGTTAGCCAACAATACGGCCCAACAAGCGGCTTGGGATTGGTTACGCAACGATTGGCAATGGTTGGAAGACACGGTGGGTGGTGACATGGAATTCACCACGTACATCACCGTGACGGCCGGCGTGTTCCACACGCCAGAACGCTTTGCTGAGTTCAAGGCCTTCTTTGAACCGAAAATCAACACGCCTGGTTTGACGCGTGAAATCAAGATGGACACTAAGGTCATCGGCAGTCGGGTTAGCCTGATTGAAGATGAAAAGGCGGCCGTTAACGCCGCCGTGGCTCAGGCGAGCCGTGCTTAA
- a CDS encoding matrixin family metalloprotease, with amino-acid sequence MKTILMIATLMIGLSGLLTAQAKTYKTPSWGHWDSRTITYSYEGHSKCCRTSWQTAIKRWNKTKIVHLKLAKAGQKADITLESAPTLNANNGKLFTGYTHYSFYHHSTSLSEIVAAESTLNRELLTAYNYTKAQRANVATHEIGHALGLSHSKDKHSVMYAKNRYKSIDHQDKLALAKAYANQ; translated from the coding sequence TTGAAAACCATTTTAATGATTGCCACTTTAATGATCGGACTGAGTGGTCTATTGACCGCCCAAGCCAAGACTTACAAAACGCCTTCTTGGGGTCACTGGGATTCGCGAACGATTACATATAGTTACGAAGGGCATTCGAAATGCTGCCGGACCAGTTGGCAAACGGCGATTAAACGGTGGAATAAAACGAAGATTGTGCATTTAAAGTTAGCGAAGGCTGGTCAGAAGGCGGACATTACCTTAGAGTCCGCGCCCACCCTAAACGCGAATAACGGGAAGTTGTTTACGGGATATACTCATTATTCGTTCTATCACCACAGTACGTCGTTAAGCGAAATTGTAGCGGCGGAATCCACGTTAAACCGGGAGTTGCTCACGGCTTACAATTATACTAAAGCACAACGGGCCAACGTGGCCACCCACGAAATTGGGCACGCCTTAGGGCTCAGTCACTCTAAGGATAAGCACAGTGTGATGTACGCCAAGAACCGTTACAAGAGTATCGATCACCAGGATAAGCTGGCCTTAGCAAAGGCCTATGCTAACCAATAG
- a CDS encoding ABC transporter permease subunit, which yields MAYHTHIGAKQFWVADFASPAFIVFMMIAASAGSISSEFEFDTLKNVVTQAYSRTAVLESKWLAMFTHSVVLYGLATGLTLVNRLIWPNYQFALTATMPGSHQLLWRYWLTAQTANFVTLWLVLSVVFLVAAMFKKGLVATLCGVVGYFALGVISRLMFQLIDKWEPLKWNPINLMNYAVQVTMPFLTKLTHLTNTQMLWGNLGYIGLFMALGLYFFSRKEI from the coding sequence GTGGCCTATCATACCCATATAGGGGCTAAGCAGTTCTGGGTTGCTGACTTTGCCAGTCCTGCCTTCATTGTGTTCATGATGATTGCGGCTAGTGCGGGAAGTATTTCAAGTGAATTTGAATTTGATACCCTGAAAAACGTGGTCACCCAAGCCTATTCACGTACCGCAGTGCTTGAGAGCAAGTGGCTGGCGATGTTCACGCATTCAGTAGTGTTGTATGGTCTAGCGACCGGATTGACCCTGGTTAATCGGTTGATCTGGCCCAATTATCAGTTTGCGTTGACCGCAACAATGCCGGGGAGTCACCAGCTTCTGTGGCGGTACTGGCTCACGGCCCAGACGGCTAACTTTGTGACGCTGTGGCTCGTGTTGAGCGTCGTCTTTTTGGTCGCCGCGATGTTTAAGAAGGGACTGGTTGCCACACTTTGTGGCGTTGTGGGGTACTTCGCTCTGGGCGTGATTAGTCGGTTGATGTTCCAATTGATCGATAAGTGGGAGCCTCTCAAGTGGAACCCGATTAACCTGATGAACTACGCGGTCCAGGTCACCATGCCGTTTCTCACCAAACTCACCCATCTGACCAATACCCAAATGCTGTGGGGCAATCTGGGCTATATCGGATTATTTATGGCGCTGGGGCTTTATTTTTTCTCGCGAAAAGAAATCTAA
- a CDS encoding ATP-binding cassette domain-containing protein, which produces MEETALSVRRLNKSFGRKQALHNVNFDCRPGHIVGLIGANGAGKTTIMKAILSLIKSQGDITINGQASTFNHHAALADVGALIEYPGIYPFLSGRDHLKLFARPTADKAQRIQMVIQELHLEPYIDRRLKGYSLGMRQKMGIALALVNQPRLVILDEPMNGLDPQATKDLRELIKKKQVQGTTFLISSHILGELQKLAEDLIVIDHGRVVHQTTMQELLARNQHFLVLTTDQDLRAAGILAENGYLVTAHAPIRVQLRAADTVAAVLKTLTSHGVSIEDVQHEDGDFEQSILDMLRE; this is translated from the coding sequence ATGGAAGAAACAGCATTATCGGTACGGCGGTTGAACAAGTCCTTTGGGCGCAAACAGGCCTTACATAACGTGAATTTTGATTGCCGACCGGGCCACATTGTGGGATTGATTGGCGCGAATGGCGCGGGTAAAACCACCATTATGAAGGCCATCTTGAGTTTGATCAAAAGTCAGGGAGACATTACCATCAACGGCCAAGCCAGCACGTTTAACCACCACGCGGCGTTGGCTGACGTGGGGGCGTTAATTGAGTATCCCGGAATTTACCCGTTTCTCAGTGGGCGGGACCACCTAAAACTTTTTGCGCGACCGACCGCCGACAAGGCCCAGCGCATTCAAATGGTGATTCAAGAGCTTCACCTGGAGCCTTATATTGATCGGCGGCTCAAAGGGTATTCATTGGGGATGCGGCAAAAAATGGGGATTGCACTGGCGTTAGTGAATCAGCCACGGCTGGTGATTTTGGATGAACCCATGAACGGGCTGGACCCCCAAGCAACGAAGGATTTACGGGAACTGATCAAAAAGAAGCAGGTCCAGGGCACAACGTTTTTGATTTCCAGTCATATTTTAGGAGAACTCCAGAAATTGGCAGAAGATTTAATTGTGATTGATCACGGTCGGGTCGTTCATCAGACGACCATGCAAGAACTACTGGCGCGAAACCAGCATTTCTTGGTTCTCACGACCGATCAGGATTTACGAGCGGCGGGGATTTTGGCGGAAAACGGGTACCTGGTTACGGCTCACGCCCCCATTCGGGTTCAGTTACGAGCGGCGGATACCGTGGCGGCAGTGTTAAAAACGTTGACCAGTCACGGGGTATCCATCGAAGATGTGCAACATGAGGACGGCGATTTTGAACAGTCTATCTTGGACATGCTGAGGGAGTAG